In one window of Pseudomonas putida DNA:
- the thiI gene encoding tRNA uracil 4-sulfurtransferase ThiI gives MKLIVKVFPEITIKSRPVRKRFIRQLGKNIRNVLKDLDPELVVDGVWDNLEVVTRIEDEKVQREMIERLTCTPGITHFLQVQEYPLGDFDDIVDKCRQHFGHLLAGKRFAVRCKRGGHHDFTSMDVDRYVGSQLRQQCGAAGIDLKTPEVMVRIEIRDQRLYVIHNQHNGIGGYPLGALEQTLVLMSGGFDSTVAAYQMMRRGLMTHFCFFNLGGRAHELGVMEVAHYLWKKYGSSQRVLFISVPFEEVVGEILGKVDNSYMGVTLKRMMLRAAARMADRLEIDALVTGEAISQVSSQTLPNLAIIDSATDKLVLRPLLASHKQDIIDTAYQIGTADFAKHMPEYCGVISVNPTTHAKRHRMEHEEKQFDMAVLERALERAKLISIDHVIDELGKDIDIEEVAEALPGQIVIDIRHPDAQEDAPLQIDGVEVQALPFYAINSKFKQLDANRQYLLYCDKGVMSRLHAHHLLSEGHANVRVYRPA, from the coding sequence ATGAAACTTATCGTCAAAGTCTTCCCAGAGATCACCATCAAGAGCCGGCCGGTGCGCAAGCGCTTCATCCGCCAGCTCGGCAAGAACATCCGCAACGTGCTCAAGGATCTGGATCCTGAGCTCGTGGTCGATGGTGTCTGGGATAATCTCGAGGTGGTCACCCGCATCGAAGACGAGAAAGTCCAGCGCGAGATGATCGAACGCCTGACCTGCACCCCAGGTATCACCCACTTCCTGCAGGTGCAGGAGTATCCGCTGGGCGACTTCGACGACATCGTCGACAAATGCAGGCAGCACTTCGGCCACCTGCTGGCCGGCAAGCGCTTCGCCGTACGCTGCAAGCGCGGCGGCCACCACGACTTCACCTCGATGGACGTCGACCGCTATGTCGGCAGCCAGCTGCGCCAGCAGTGCGGCGCCGCCGGCATCGACCTGAAGACCCCCGAAGTGATGGTGCGCATCGAAATCCGCGACCAGCGCCTGTACGTCATCCACAACCAGCACAACGGCATCGGCGGCTACCCGCTGGGTGCGCTGGAGCAGACGCTGGTGCTGATGTCCGGTGGCTTCGACTCCACCGTGGCTGCCTACCAGATGATGCGCCGCGGCCTGATGACCCACTTCTGCTTCTTCAACCTCGGTGGCCGTGCCCACGAGCTGGGCGTGATGGAAGTCGCGCACTACCTGTGGAAGAAATACGGCAGCAGCCAGCGCGTGCTGTTCATCAGCGTGCCGTTCGAGGAAGTGGTCGGCGAGATTCTCGGCAAGGTCGACAACAGCTATATGGGCGTGACGCTCAAGCGCATGATGCTGCGTGCCGCGGCGCGCATGGCCGATCGCCTGGAAATCGACGCCCTGGTCACCGGCGAGGCGATCTCCCAGGTTTCCAGCCAGACCCTGCCCAACCTTGCGATCATCGACTCGGCCACCGACAAGCTGGTGCTGCGTCCGCTGCTGGCCAGCCACAAGCAGGACATCATCGATACCGCCTACCAGATCGGCACCGCCGATTTCGCCAAGCACATGCCCGAGTACTGCGGCGTGATCTCGGTGAACCCGACCACCCATGCCAAGCGCCACCGCATGGAGCATGAAGAGAAGCAGTTCGACATGGCGGTGCTCGAGCGCGCCCTGGAGCGCGCCAAGCTGATCTCCATCGACCACGTGATCGACGAGTTGGGCAAGGATATCGATATCGAGGAAGTGGCAGAGGCGCTGCCAGGTCAGATCGTCATCGACATCCGTCACCCTGACGCCCAGGAAGACGCGCCGCTGCAGATCGACGGCGTCGAGGTCCAGGCACTGCCGTTCTACGCGATCAACAGCAAGTTCAAGCAGCTCGATGCCAACCGGCAGTACCTGCTTTATTGCGACAAGGGTGTGATGAGCCGTCTGCACGCACACCACCTGCTCAGTGAGGGACATGCCAATGTGCGTGTTTATCGTCCGGCATAA
- the glnA gene encoding glutamate--ammonia ligase: protein MSKSVQLIKDHDVKWIDLRFTDTKGKQHHVTMPARDALDEDFFEAGKMFDGSSIEGWKGIEASDMILLPDDSSAVLDPFTEEPTLILVCDVIEPSTMQGYDRDPRAIAKRAEEFLKSTGIGDTVFVGPEPEFFIFDQVKFKSDISGSMFKIYSEQGSWMTDQDVEGGNKGHRPAVKGGYFPVPPCDHDHEIRTAMCNAMEEMGLVIEVHHHEVATAGQNEIGVKFNTLVTKADEVQTLKYCVHNVADAYGKTATFMPKPLYGDNGSGMHVHMSISKDGKNTFSGEGYAGLSDTALYFIGGIIKHGKALNGFTNPATNSYKRLVPGFEAPVMLAYSARNRSASIRIPYVSSPKARRIEARFPDPAANPYLCFAALLMAGLDGIQNKIHPGDAADKNLYDLPPEEAKEIPQVCGSLKEALEELDKGRAFLTKGGVFSDDFIDAYIELKSEEEIKVRTFVHPLEYDLYYSV from the coding sequence ATGTCGAAGTCGGTTCAACTCATCAAAGATCATGACGTCAAGTGGATTGATCTGCGTTTCACGGACACCAAAGGCAAACAGCACCACGTCACCATGCCGGCTCGCGATGCGCTGGATGAAGACTTCTTCGAAGCTGGCAAGATGTTCGACGGCTCCTCCATCGAGGGCTGGAAAGGCATCGAAGCTTCCGACATGATCCTGCTGCCGGACGACTCGTCCGCCGTGCTCGACCCGTTCACCGAAGAGCCGACCCTGATCTTGGTCTGCGACGTGATCGAGCCGTCCACCATGCAAGGCTACGACCGCGACCCACGCGCCATCGCCAAGCGTGCCGAAGAGTTCCTGAAGAGCACCGGCATCGGCGACACCGTATTCGTCGGCCCAGAGCCTGAGTTCTTCATCTTCGACCAGGTGAAGTTCAAGTCGGACATCTCCGGCTCGATGTTCAAGATCTACTCCGAGCAAGGCTCCTGGATGACCGACCAGGACGTCGAAGGCGGCAACAAGGGCCACCGCCCTGCCGTCAAAGGCGGCTACTTCCCGGTTCCGCCGTGCGACCACGACCACGAAATCCGTACCGCCATGTGCAACGCCATGGAAGAAATGGGCCTGGTCATCGAAGTTCACCACCATGAAGTGGCGACTGCCGGCCAGAACGAGATCGGTGTGAAGTTCAACACCCTGGTCACCAAGGCTGACGAAGTCCAGACCCTGAAGTACTGCGTACACAACGTTGCCGACGCCTATGGCAAGACCGCAACCTTCATGCCGAAGCCACTGTACGGCGACAACGGCTCGGGCATGCACGTTCACATGTCGATCTCCAAGGACGGCAAGAACACCTTCTCCGGCGAAGGCTATGCCGGCCTGTCCGACACCGCCCTGTACTTCATCGGCGGTATCATCAAGCACGGTAAGGCCCTGAACGGCTTCACCAACCCGGCTACCAACTCCTACAAGCGTCTGGTACCAGGCTTCGAAGCTCCGGTCATGCTGGCCTACTCGGCTCGTAACCGCTCGGCCTCGATCCGTATCCCTTACGTTTCCAGCCCGAAAGCCCGCCGCATCGAAGCGCGCTTCCCGGACCCGGCTGCCAACCCGTACCTGTGCTTCGCTGCACTGCTGATGGCCGGCCTGGACGGTATCCAGAACAAGATCCACCCAGGCGATGCCGCCGACAAGAACCTGTACGACCTGCCGCCTGAAGAGGCCAAAGAGATCCCACAGGTTTGCGGTAGCCTGAAAGAAGCCCTGGAAGAGCTGGACAAGGGCCGTGCGTTCCTGACCAAGGGCGGCGTGTTCTCCGACGACTTCATCGATGCCTACATCGAGCTGAAGTCCGAAGAAGAGATCAAGGTCCGTACCTTCGTTCACCCGCTGGAATACGACCTGTACTACAGCGTTTGA
- a CDS encoding chorismate mutase, whose translation MRRSFITFSCIAGLSACVNANEPRSPFDPLLDSIEQRLEIAQAVALHKWDRDQPVQDSPREQQVLAKVGQAASAHRLSADRAEQFFADQIEANKLRQYHLLNQWHLQHQAPDIPRQDLASEIRPILDQLQDRLLDALAEFDQQRPQRCSEALAEAIASRTTDAPRRLFLIRATANLCQRP comes from the coding sequence ATGCGTCGTTCATTTATCACCTTCTCCTGCATCGCAGGGCTGTCCGCTTGCGTGAATGCCAACGAGCCCCGCTCCCCCTTCGATCCGCTGCTCGACAGCATCGAACAGCGACTGGAAATCGCCCAGGCTGTCGCACTGCATAAATGGGATCGTGACCAACCGGTTCAAGACAGCCCACGCGAGCAACAGGTACTGGCCAAGGTCGGCCAGGCAGCCAGTGCCCATCGATTGAGCGCCGACCGTGCCGAACAGTTCTTTGCCGATCAGATAGAAGCCAACAAGCTCAGGCAGTATCACCTGCTCAACCAGTGGCACCTGCAACATCAAGCGCCTGATATTCCGCGCCAGGACCTCGCCAGCGAGATACGCCCCATACTGGATCAGCTCCAGGACCGATTGCTCGATGCACTGGCCGAGTTCGACCAGCAACGTCCGCAGCGCTGCAGCGAAGCCCTGGCTGAAGCGATTGCATCGAGAACTACCGATGCCCCGCGTCGCCTGTTCCTGATCAGGGCGACCGCCAACCTGTGCCAACGCCCCTGA
- the glnL gene encoding nitrogen regulation protein NR(II), protein MTISDAQHRLLLDNLTTATLLLNSDLRLEYMNPAAEMLLAVSGQRSHGQFISELFTESTEALNSLRQAVEQAHPFTKREAQLTSLTGQSITVDYAVTPILHQGNTLLLLEVHPRDRLLRITKEEAQLSKQETTKMLVRGLAHEIKNPLGGIRGAAQLLARELPEDGLRDYTNVIIEEADRLRNLVDRMLGSNKLPSLSMTNVHEVLERVCSLVEAESQGGITLVRDYDPSLPDVLIDREQMIQAVLNIVRNAMQAISGQNELRLGRITLRTRAVRQFTIGHVRHRLVARVEIIDNGPGIPAELQDTLFYPMVSGRPDGTGLGLAITQNIISQHQGLIECESHAGHTTFSIFLPLEQGATAP, encoded by the coding sequence ATGACCATCAGCGATGCACAGCACCGTCTGCTCCTGGACAACCTGACCACTGCCACCTTGCTGCTCAACAGCGACCTGCGCCTTGAGTACATGAACCCGGCAGCGGAAATGCTCCTGGCCGTCAGCGGCCAGCGCAGCCATGGCCAGTTCATCAGTGAGCTGTTCACCGAATCGACCGAGGCGCTCAATTCCCTGCGCCAGGCCGTGGAACAGGCGCACCCGTTCACCAAGCGCGAAGCCCAACTGACTTCGTTGACCGGCCAGAGCATCACCGTCGACTACGCCGTGACGCCGATCCTGCACCAGGGCAACACCCTGCTGCTGCTCGAAGTCCACCCGCGCGACCGCCTGCTGCGCATCACCAAGGAAGAGGCGCAACTGAGCAAGCAGGAAACCACCAAGATGCTGGTGCGCGGCCTCGCCCACGAGATCAAGAACCCGCTCGGCGGCATCCGTGGCGCAGCGCAGTTGCTGGCCCGCGAGCTGCCCGAAGACGGCCTGCGCGACTACACCAACGTCATCATCGAAGAAGCCGACCGCCTGCGTAACCTGGTCGACCGTATGCTCGGTTCGAACAAGCTGCCGTCGCTGTCGATGACCAACGTGCACGAAGTGCTCGAACGTGTCTGCAGCCTGGTGGAGGCCGAAAGCCAGGGCGGCATCACCCTGGTGCGCGATTACGACCCGAGCCTGCCGGACGTGCTGATCGACCGCGAGCAGATGATCCAGGCCGTACTCAATATCGTGCGCAACGCCATGCAGGCGATCAGCGGGCAGAACGAACTGCGCCTGGGCCGCATCACCCTGCGCACCCGCGCGGTGCGCCAGTTCACCATCGGCCATGTCCGCCACAGGCTGGTGGCACGGGTCGAAATCATCGACAACGGCCCCGGCATTCCCGCGGAACTGCAGGACACCCTCTTCTATCCCATGGTCAGCGGGCGCCCGGACGGTACCGGGCTCGGGCTGGCCATTACCCAGAACATCATCAGTCAGCATCAGGGCCTGATCGAGTGTGAAAGCCATGCCGGCCATACCACCTTCTCGATCTTCCTGCCCCTGGAACAAGGAGCCACAGCCCCATGA
- the ntrC gene encoding nitrogen regulation protein NR(I), with amino-acid sequence MSRSETVWIVDDDRSIRWVLEKALQQEGMTTQSFDSADGVMGRLARQQPDVIISDIRMPGASGLDLLAQIREQHPRLPVIIMTAHSDLDSAVASYQGGAFEYLPKPFDVDEAVSLVKRANQHAQEQQALEAPPVLARTPEIIGEAPAMQEVFRAIGRLSHSNITVLINGESGTGKELVAHALHRHSPRAASPFIALNMAAIPKDLMESELFGHEKGAFTGAANQRRGRFEQADGGTLFLDEIGDMPADTQTRLLRVLADGEFYRVGGHVPVKVDVRIIAATHQNLESLVQAGKFREDLFHRLNVIRIHIPRLADRREDIPALARHFLGRAARELAVEPKLLKPETEEFMRNLPWPGNVRQLENTCRWITVMASSREVLIGDLPPELLNLPHDAAPVTNWEQALRQWADQALARGQSNLLDSAVPSFERIMIETALKHTAGRRRDAAVLLGWGRNTLTRKIKELGMKVDGGDDDEGEDH; translated from the coding sequence ATGAGCCGTAGTGAAACCGTGTGGATCGTCGACGATGATCGTTCCATCCGCTGGGTCCTGGAAAAAGCCCTGCAACAAGAGGGCATGACCACCCAGAGCTTCGACAGTGCCGACGGGGTCATGGGTCGCCTGGCCCGGCAGCAGCCGGACGTGATCATCTCCGACATCCGCATGCCTGGCGCCAGCGGCCTGGACCTGCTCGCGCAGATTCGCGAACAGCACCCGCGCCTGCCGGTGATCATCATGACCGCCCACTCCGATCTGGACAGCGCGGTGGCGTCCTACCAAGGGGGTGCCTTCGAGTACCTGCCCAAGCCGTTCGACGTCGATGAGGCGGTGTCGCTGGTCAAGCGCGCCAACCAGCACGCCCAGGAACAGCAGGCGCTCGAAGCGCCGCCCGTACTCGCCCGCACGCCCGAGATCATCGGCGAGGCCCCGGCGATGCAGGAGGTGTTTCGCGCCATCGGCCGGCTGAGCCATTCCAACATCACCGTGCTGATCAACGGCGAGTCCGGCACCGGCAAGGAACTGGTCGCCCACGCGCTGCACCGCCACAGCCCGCGTGCGGCTTCGCCGTTCATCGCGCTGAACATGGCGGCGATTCCCAAGGACCTGATGGAGTCCGAGCTGTTCGGCCACGAGAAAGGCGCCTTCACCGGCGCGGCCAACCAGCGGCGCGGACGCTTCGAGCAGGCTGACGGCGGCACCTTGTTCCTCGACGAGATCGGCGACATGCCTGCCGACACCCAGACCCGCCTGCTGCGCGTGCTGGCCGATGGCGAGTTCTATCGGGTCGGTGGCCATGTACCGGTGAAGGTGGACGTGCGCATCATCGCCGCGACGCACCAGAACCTGGAATCGCTGGTACAGGCCGGCAAGTTCCGTGAAGACCTGTTCCATCGCCTCAACGTGATCCGCATCCACATCCCGCGCCTGGCTGACCGGCGCGAGGACATCCCGGCCCTCGCCCGCCACTTCCTGGGCCGTGCGGCGCGGGAGCTGGCGGTCGAGCCCAAGCTGCTGAAGCCGGAAACCGAGGAGTTCATGCGCAACCTGCCTTGGCCTGGCAACGTACGTCAGCTGGAGAACACCTGCCGCTGGATCACGGTGATGGCCTCGAGCCGCGAAGTGCTGATCGGCGACCTGCCGCCAGAGCTGCTCAACCTGCCGCACGATGCCGCACCGGTCACCAACTGGGAGCAGGCACTGCGCCAGTGGGCCGACCAGGCCCTGGCGCGCGGGCAGTCGAACCTGCTCGACAGCGCCGTGCCGAGCTTCGAACGGATCATGATCGAGACCGCGCTCAAGCACACCGCCGGACGCCGCCGCGATGCCGCAGTGCTGCTGGGATGGGGGCGCAACACCCTGACGCGCAAGATCAAGGAGCTGGGGATGAAGGTCGATGGCGGGGATGACGATGAGGGTGAGGATCACTGA
- the trmL gene encoding tRNA (uridine(34)/cytosine(34)/5-carboxymethylaminomethyluridine(34)-2'-O)-methyltransferase TrmL, producing MFHVILFQPEIPPNTGNIIRLCANSGCDLHLIEPIGFELDDKRLRRAGLDYHEYATLKRHESLEACLVSLGQPRLFAFTTKASHPFHEVAYQPGDAFLFGPESRGLPAEVLDSLPAEQRLRLPMRPGCRSLNLSNTVAVTVYEAWRQQGFA from the coding sequence ATGTTTCACGTCATCCTCTTTCAACCAGAAATTCCGCCAAACACCGGCAATATCATCCGCCTCTGCGCCAACAGCGGCTGCGACCTGCACTTGATCGAGCCGATCGGCTTCGAGCTGGACGACAAGCGCCTGCGTCGTGCGGGGCTGGATTATCACGAGTATGCCACGCTCAAGCGCCATGAGAGCCTCGAAGCATGCCTGGTGAGCCTGGGGCAACCGCGCCTGTTCGCCTTCACCACCAAGGCCTCGCACCCCTTCCATGAAGTGGCCTACCAGCCAGGAGATGCCTTCCTGTTCGGCCCTGAAAGCCGCGGCCTGCCCGCCGAGGTGCTGGACAGCCTGCCCGCCGAGCAACGCCTGCGCCTGCCGATGCGCCCCGGATGCCGCAGCCTGAACCTGTCCAATACAGTGGCCGTCACGGTATACGAGGCCTGGCGCCAACAAGGCTTCGCCTGA
- the gabP gene encoding GABA permease, translated as MSGKHNSNDLAQGLKQRHVTMLSIAGVIGAGLFVGSGHAIAAAGPAVLLAYAAAGTLVVLVMRMLGEMAVASPDTGSFSTYADRAIGRWAGFTIGWLYWWFWVLVIPLEANAAAAILHAWFPAVDLWAFSLVITLALTITNLFSVKNYGEFEFWFALLKVLAIIAFIVVGCAAMFGMVPGSQVSGVSHLFDTQGFMPNGLGAVLAAMLTTMFSFMGTEIVTIAAAESKDPGKQISRATNSVIWRICLFYLVSIFLVVAMVPWNDPTLAEKGSYQTVLSLIGVPNAKLIVDIVVLIAVTSCLNSALYTSSRMLFSLSKRGDAPAVAQRTTKAGTPHWAVMLSTAAAFLCVFANFVAPAQVFEFLLASSGAIALLVYLVIAVSQLRMRAQREARGEKISFKMWLFPGLTWATIAFIVAVLVVMALREDHRIEIIATALLSIAVVAAGLLLHRKRGAAGQVALDN; from the coding sequence ATGAGCGGTAAGCACAATTCCAATGACCTCGCTCAGGGGCTCAAACAACGGCATGTCACCATGCTGTCCATTGCTGGCGTCATCGGCGCCGGTCTGTTCGTCGGCTCCGGCCACGCCATCGCCGCAGCCGGCCCGGCGGTCCTGCTCGCCTATGCCGCTGCCGGTACCCTCGTGGTGCTGGTGATGCGCATGCTCGGCGAAATGGCCGTCGCCTCGCCCGACACCGGTTCGTTCTCGACCTACGCCGACCGCGCCATCGGGCGCTGGGCCGGCTTCACCATCGGCTGGCTGTACTGGTGGTTCTGGGTGCTGGTGATCCCACTTGAGGCCAACGCCGCTGCAGCGATCCTGCATGCCTGGTTCCCGGCGGTCGACCTGTGGGCGTTCTCGCTGGTCATCACCCTGGCGCTGACCATCACCAACCTGTTCAGCGTGAAGAACTACGGCGAATTCGAGTTCTGGTTCGCCCTGCTTAAAGTGCTGGCGATCATCGCCTTCATCGTCGTCGGCTGCGCGGCCATGTTCGGCATGGTGCCGGGCAGCCAGGTCAGCGGTGTCAGCCACCTGTTCGATACCCAGGGCTTCATGCCCAATGGCCTGGGGGCAGTGCTGGCAGCCATGCTGACCACCATGTTCTCGTTCATGGGCACTGAAATCGTCACCATCGCGGCCGCCGAGTCGAAGGATCCGGGCAAGCAGATCAGCCGTGCGACCAACTCGGTGATCTGGCGCATCTGCCTGTTCTACCTGGTGTCGATCTTCCTGGTCGTGGCCATGGTGCCGTGGAACGATCCGACCCTTGCGGAAAAAGGCTCCTACCAGACCGTGCTGAGCCTGATCGGCGTGCCCAATGCCAAGCTGATCGTCGACATCGTCGTGCTGATCGCGGTGACCAGCTGCCTGAACTCGGCGCTGTACACCTCTTCGCGCATGCTGTTCTCCCTCAGCAAGCGTGGCGACGCACCAGCCGTGGCCCAGCGCACCACCAAGGCGGGCACCCCGCACTGGGCGGTCATGCTGTCGACCGCTGCGGCCTTCCTCTGCGTGTTCGCCAACTTCGTCGCCCCGGCCCAGGTGTTCGAGTTCCTGCTGGCCAGCTCCGGCGCCATTGCGCTGCTGGTGTACCTGGTGATCGCCGTTTCCCAGCTGCGCATGCGTGCCCAGCGTGAAGCGCGCGGCGAGAAGATCTCGTTCAAGATGTGGCTGTTCCCGGGGCTGACCTGGGCGACCATCGCCTTCATCGTCGCTGTGCTGGTGGTGATGGCGCTGCGTGAAGATCACCGGATCGAGATCATCGCGACGGCCTTGCTGAGCATCGCCGTGGTGGCGGCGGGCCTCCTGCTGCACCGCAAGCGCGGTGCTGCCGGGCAGGTGGCGCTGGATAACTGA
- a CDS encoding ABC transporter ATP-binding protein, which yields MAQATPALEIRNLHKRYGDQEILKGISLTARDGDVISILGSSGSGKSTLLRCINLLENPHQGEILVAGEALKLKPTKTGDLIAADNRQINRLRSEIGFVFQNFNLWPHMSILDNIIEAPRRVLGQSKAEAIEAAEALLNKVGIYDKRHSYPAQLSGGQQQRAAIARTLAMKPKVILFDEPTSALDPEMVQEVLNVIRALADEGRTMLLVTHEMNFARQVSSEVVFLHQGLVEEQGSPQQVFENPTSARCKQFMSSHR from the coding sequence ATGGCCCAGGCCACGCCCGCGCTGGAAATCCGCAATCTGCACAAACGCTACGGCGATCAGGAAATTCTCAAGGGCATTTCGCTGACCGCGCGCGACGGTGACGTGATCTCGATCCTCGGTTCGTCCGGTTCCGGCAAGTCCACCCTGCTGCGCTGCATCAACCTGCTCGAAAACCCGCACCAGGGTGAAATCCTCGTCGCCGGCGAAGCGCTCAAGCTCAAGCCCACCAAGACCGGCGACCTGATCGCCGCCGACAACCGCCAGATCAACCGTCTGCGCAGCGAAATCGGCTTCGTCTTCCAGAATTTCAACCTGTGGCCGCACATGTCGATCCTCGACAACATCATCGAGGCGCCACGCCGCGTGCTCGGCCAGAGCAAGGCCGAGGCCATCGAAGCGGCCGAGGCGCTGCTCAACAAGGTCGGCATCTACGACAAGCGTCACAGCTATCCCGCCCAGCTTTCCGGTGGCCAGCAGCAGCGCGCCGCCATCGCCCGCACCCTGGCCATGAAGCCCAAGGTCATCCTGTTCGACGAGCCGACTTCGGCGCTCGATCCGGAAATGGTCCAGGAAGTGCTTAACGTTATCCGCGCACTGGCCGACGAAGGCCGTACCATGCTGCTGGTAACGCACGAGATGAACTTTGCCCGCCAGGTGTCCAGTGAAGTGGTCTTCCTGCACCAGGGCCTCGTGGAAGAGCAAGGATCGCCGCAACAGGTCTTCGAAAACCCGACCTCGGCGCGTTGCAAGCAATTCATGTCCAGCCACCGCTAA
- a CDS encoding ABC transporter substrate-binding protein, which produces MQTYKKFLLAAAATLVMSANALAAEKLRMGIEAAYPPFNNKDASGNVVGFDKDIGDALCAKMKVECSVVTSDWDGIIPALNAKKFDFLVSSLSITDERKQAVDFTDPYYSNKLQFIAPKNADFKTDKASLKGKTIGTQRATLAGTWLEDHYGSDVDVKLYDTQENAYLDLIAGRIDGILADKYVQYEWLKSKDGQNYEFKGDPVEESDKIGIAVRKGDPLREKLNAALKEIIADGTYKKINDKYFPFSIY; this is translated from the coding sequence ATGCAGACCTACAAGAAATTCCTCCTGGCCGCTGCCGCCACGCTGGTGATGTCGGCCAACGCCCTGGCCGCGGAAAAACTGCGCATGGGTATCGAGGCGGCCTACCCGCCGTTCAACAACAAGGATGCCAGCGGTAACGTGGTCGGCTTCGACAAGGACATCGGCGACGCCCTGTGCGCCAAGATGAAAGTCGAGTGCTCGGTCGTGACCTCCGACTGGGACGGCATCATCCCCGCCCTGAACGCCAAGAAGTTCGACTTCCTGGTGTCGTCGCTGTCGATCACCGATGAGCGCAAGCAGGCCGTGGACTTCACCGACCCCTACTACTCCAACAAGCTGCAGTTCATCGCGCCGAAGAACGCTGACTTCAAGACCGACAAGGCTTCGCTCAAGGGCAAGACCATCGGCACGCAGCGCGCCACCCTGGCCGGCACCTGGCTGGAAGACCACTACGGCAGCGATGTCGACGTGAAGCTCTACGACACCCAGGAAAACGCCTACCTGGACCTGATCGCCGGCCGCATCGACGGCATCCTGGCCGACAAGTACGTGCAGTACGAGTGGCTCAAGAGCAAGGACGGCCAGAACTACGAGTTCAAGGGCGACCCGGTGGAAGAGAGCGACAAGATCGGTATCGCTGTGCGTAAAGGCGACCCTCTGCGTGAGAAGCTGAACGCTGCTCTGAAGGAAATCATCGCCGACGGCACGTACAAGAAGATCAACGACAAGTACTTCCCGTTCAGCATCTACTGA
- a CDS encoding ABC transporter permease produces MNIDLHGFGPAMLAGTLMTVKLALCALLLGLVLGLLGALAKTSPIKPLQWLGGTYSTLVRGVPELLWVLLIYFGTVGLMSSLGDALNMPGLELSAFAAGVIALGLCFGAYATEVFRGAILAIPKGHREAGLALGLSKGRILSRIILPQMWRVALPGLGNLFMILMKDTALVSVIGLEEIMRHAQIGVTVTKEPFTFYAVAACIYLCLTIVAMTGMHFLEKRAARGFMRAAQ; encoded by the coding sequence ATGAATATAGACCTGCACGGATTCGGTCCGGCCATGTTGGCTGGCACCCTGATGACCGTAAAACTGGCGCTCTGTGCCTTGCTGCTGGGGCTGGTCCTTGGACTGCTCGGCGCACTGGCCAAGACCTCGCCCATCAAGCCACTGCAATGGCTTGGCGGCACTTACTCGACCCTGGTTCGCGGCGTGCCCGAACTGCTGTGGGTCCTGCTGATCTATTTCGGCACCGTCGGGCTGATGAGCAGCCTCGGCGATGCCCTGAACATGCCCGGCCTCGAGCTCAGCGCCTTCGCCGCGGGCGTGATCGCCCTGGGCCTGTGCTTCGGTGCCTACGCCACGGAAGTGTTCCGCGGCGCGATCCTGGCGATCCCCAAGGGCCACCGTGAAGCGGGCCTGGCACTGGGGCTGTCGAAGGGGCGCATCCTCTCGCGGATCATCCTGCCGCAGATGTGGCGCGTGGCCCTGCCGGGCCTGGGCAACCTGTTCATGATCCTGATGAAGGACACGGCCCTGGTGTCGGTGATCGGCCTCGAAGAAATCATGCGCCACGCGCAGATCGGCGTGACCGTGACCAAGGAACCGTTCACCTTCTACGCCGTCGCCGCGTGCATCTACCTGTGCCTGACCATCGTCGCCATGACCGGCATGCACTTCCTTGAAAAACGCGCCGCTCGCGGCTTCATGAGGGCCGCGCAATGA